The segment GTTATGCCAAGGCCCTGGGACAAGGAGACATGGAGTCGGTCATCGTGCTTCCCGGCGAAGACGAAATGAGCCGTCTGGCCGCAGCCCTGGACGCCATGCGTCGCGACATCCGGGATTCCCACGCCGCGGTCCGGCGTCAGGAGGAGTATGTCGCCAGTCTGGTGGACAGCGCCTTGGACATGATCCTCTCCGTGGATCCGGAACAGCGCATCGTGGTGTTCAATCCGGCGGCGGAAAAGATTTACGGCTATGCGGCGGCGGAGGTCCGGGGGCAACCGTCATCTTTGCTGTGCGCGGGGCCGGAAGAGTCGGAACGGCTTTATGCCGCCATCCGCGCCACTGGAAAGTTCATGGGGGAGTTGATCGGACGTCGCAAGGACGGTTCCCGTTTTCCGGTGTTCATGTCCGCGTCGCTGCTCAAGGATCGCAAGGGACAGGTGATGGGGGTGCTGGGCAGCGCCCGGGATCTCACCGAACAGAAACGGGTGGCGGAACTGGATCGGGCCAGAAAGTCCGCCGAGGCGGCCAATCAGGCCAAAAGCGCGTTTCTGGCGGTCATGAGCCATGAAATCCGCAGCCCCATGAATGGGGTGATCGGCATGGCGGATCTGTTGGCCTCCACGGAGCTTTCCCCGGATCAGCGTCAGTATGTGGAGATCATTTTGCGTTCCAGCCATTCGTTGCTGGCGCTTCTGAACGACATTCTCGACTTTTCCAAGGTGGAGGCCGGCGCCCTGAAACTGGAATTCACCGAGTTCAATCCCCGGGAGGTGGTGGGGATGACCTGTGAACTCCTGGAGGCCACCGCCCGCAACAAGGGCATCGGGCTGTATCACGAGGTGGATCCGGCGGTTCCGGAGTGTGTGCGGGGGGATGCGTTGCGGCTGCGACAGATCCTGATCAACCTGGTGGGCAACGCCATCAAGTTCACCCCTTCCGGGGAGGCCCGGGTGCGGGTCTCTTGGGTCGCGGGAGAGTCGGACGACATGTGGCCCATTGCGTTGCATTTCACGGTGGCCGATACCGGCGTGGGGGTGCCGGCGGACAAGCAGGAGGTGATCTTCGACCGTTTCAGTCAGGCGGATCTTTCCACCACCCGTCGTTTTGGCGGCGTGGGACTGGGTTTGACCATCTCCCGGCAACTGGTGGCGTTGATGCAGGGTCGCATGTGGTTGGAAAGCCCCGGGGAAGGGTTGGGGAGCACGTTTCATTTCATGGTGCGTTTTCAGGCCTGTTGTGGCGTCGAACGGGTGGTGGCGGCTCCGGAGTCCGCTTTGGTTCCGGTGTTGGGGGAGGGGAATCGTTCCTGGCGGGTGTTGGTGGTGGATGATGGTCTGGACAATCGGGTATTGGCCGAACACATTTTGGGTCGCATGGGGCATGCGGTGGAGCTGGCGGTGGATGGCCGGGATGCGTTGGAGCAGTTGCGGCGGCAGCCTTTCGACATCGTGTTGATGGATGTGCAGATGCCCGAAATGGATGGCATCGTGGCCACCCGGCTGATTCGCGCCGGGACGCTGGGGGCGGAGGTGGCTCGGGTTCCCATTCTGGGGGTGAGCGCCGGAGCCTTGCAAGAAGAGATGGAACGGGGGTTGGCCGCGGGCATGGATGAATTCTTGACCAAGCCGTATCGGGCGCGGGTGTTGCTGGAGGCGGTGGGGCGTCTGGCGGGGCGTGTCGGGGAGCAGGGGTGATGGAGGAATCCCCCTTGATGGTGTTGAGTCGGGTTGTGGTTCCCCCTTGGCCGGTGGTGGATCTGGAAATTTTTTTCGGGGATTTTGTGGCTTTTTTGGCCGGGGAGTCGGCGGGCAAGAGTCGTCTGGCCCGGGTGATGGCCGGTTTGGCCTCTCCGGAGTCGGGTCGGGTGGTGTGGCACGGGGAGCCGGGTGGCATCGGCATGGTGTTCCGGGTGCCGGATTTGCGTTTTTTGTGCGCCACGCCTCGGGAAGAGGTGGCGTTGACCCCGGCGGCCCGGGGGGTGCAGGGGGAGGCCTTGCGGGAAAGGATCGAAGAGTCCTTGGCGTTGGCCGGGGTGGATGGGGCGTTGCTGGATCGGGAGTGGATCGGGTTGTCGGCTTCGGAGCGTTACCGGGTGGCGTTGGCGTCGGTCTTTGCGGCCCGCCCTGGCTTGATGATTCTGGATGAGCCGGGCAACATGTTGTCGGATGCCGGGGAGGAGGCGTTGGCCGACAGTCTGCGCCAGTTCTCCCGGATCCACGGCACGGCGATGGTTTTTTTTACCAGCCGCGCCCCGCGGGCGGAACGCTTCGCGTCGCGCATTGTGTCCACAATTATTGAAAAAAAAGAAGGGGTCTGGGGAATTCATTCCCCAGGACTTTGATTTTAAAAATAAAAAATTTTATTTTATTATTTTAAAAGAAATAAACAAAAAAATCAAAACCCTGGGGAATGAATTCCCCAGACCCCTTCTTTTCTTTTAATGGTTTGACTCAATTTCTCCAGCAGGATGAACTTCATGTATGAATCCATTCCGGATCCGCTCCACCACATCCACCGTCTCGACAACGGCCTGATCGTCGGCGTGTTTCCCATGCCCTGGCTCCACGAGGTGGGGGCGACCCTGATGGTGCGGGCCGGCAGTCGCTTCGAGGAACCCCGACAGGCGGGCATCGCCCATTTTCTGGAACACATGCTGTTCAAAGGCACCGTGTCCATTCCGGATCCCACCGGATTCCATACCCATCTGGAATCCATGGCCGCCGACATGAACGCCGCCACAGGCCAGGAGACCAATGCCTATTGGATCACCCTGCCCCCGGAATGGCTCAAGGAGGGATTCACCGCTTTTTGCGAGATGTTCACCCAACCGGCTCTTTCGGATATCGAAACCGAACGCCGGGTGATCCTGGAAGAGATGCGGGAGGACGAAAACGATCAAGGGGAGTTGGCAGTGCCGTCGGTTCTCGGGGGCATGGCCTTGTGGCCGGGCCATCCGTTGGCCCGTTCGGTGCTGGGTACCCGGGAAACCGTGGGATCGATCCAGACGCCCGCCCTGCGGGAGTACTTGGCGCGCCACTACCGGGGGGGAACCATGGCGGTGGCGTTTTGTGGTCCCATCGAGTCGCAACAGGCCCTGGAACTGGCCAATGCCACCCTGGGTCGCCTTCCCCCCGGCCAGGGAGCGAGCAGTCAGCCTCCGGTCAATCTCCCCGCCGGACCCCACTGGGTGGCGGTGGATGATCAAACCTCCCAGTTTTCTCTCTCCCTTTATTTTCGGACCCAGGGATTCCGGGACGCGGGCTATTATCAGGCCGCCGCCCTGCGTCGCCTGCTGGATGATGGTTTCTCGTCCCGATTGCAAGCCGTGGTGCGGGAACGACATGGATTGGCCTACGATGTCTGGTCCGCCTTCACCACCCATTCGGATGCCGGATTCCTGGAGGTGGGGGCTTCCCTCTCTCCGGATCACCTGGACGAGGCGTTTCAGGTGCTGTTCGCGCAACTGGACTCCCTCATCCAGGCTCCTCCCGCTCCGGAGGAGTGGCAACGGCTGATGGTCCGTTGGCGCTCCGGTCTGCTGGTCACCCTCGATCGGCCTGCCGAATTGATCGAACGCTATCTGGGAGATCTGCTGTTCGACTCCGCCGAATCCCTGGATTATTCCTGGCAACAGGCCCGCGCCATCGATCCGGCCCGACTGCCCGACTTCGCGGCCCGACTGCTGCGTCCGGAAAACCTCGCGGTGGTCCTCATCGGCCCGGAGGCCCGCAAGGTTCTGCCCAGACTCAAGAACGCCTTCACCCGGTTCACGAGGCGGATGGGGTGAAAAGGGTCGTGAAATTTTTTTTGAGCGGTCGTGCCTGTCATCGACGCGTGGAGTGACCAATCCATGGAAATGTACGAGTGGGAAGCCCTCTCCAAAAACGGAGAGAAACGCAAAGGAGAGATGGAGGGGAAGGATCCGGGGGCGGTGATGGCGCAACTGCGTCGTCAGGGGTTGAAAAATCCCACGGTGCGGAAAAAATCCGCCAAGTCCCTCAAAGGGGGCAAGATCACCGAAATGGAGATCGTGGTCTTCACCCGGCAATTGGCCACCATGGTAGGGGCCGGTCTGCCCCTGGTTTCGTGTTTCGATCTGGCGGCCAAGGGGGCGGAAAACCGTACGCTCCAGGAGGTGACCCTGCGGGTCAAGGCCGATATCGAGGCGGGTACCACCCTGACCGACGCCATGACCAAAGAACCCGCCATGTTCGATGACCTGTTCATCAACCTGGTGCAAGCCGGAGAGCAGTCCGGCATCCTGGAGGCGGTGTTGAACCGCCTCGCCATCTACAAGGAAAAATCCGCCGCCTTGAAGGCCAAGGTCAAGTCCGCCATGACCTATCCGGTCGCGGTGCTGGTGATCGCGTTCATCATCACCGGGGTGTTGATGATCTTCGTGGTACCCACTTTCGCCGATCTGTTCAAAAGTTTCGGCGCCGAACTGCCCATGCCGACGCGCATCGTGATCGGGATTTCCAATTGGGTCCAGGCCAGTTGGTGGATGGTGCTGGTGGTGATGGGGGGAGCCGGCTGGTCGTTTGCCAACGCCTATCGGAAAAATCGGCTGTTTCACTACCAGATTGACAAACTGCTCCTGAAACTGCCCATTTTCGGCATCATCTTGCGCAAGGCCGCCGTGGCCCGGTTTGCCCGCACCTTCGGCACCATGATCGCCGCCGGCACACCGATTCTCGACTGCCTGGAAAATGTCGCCAAAACCGCCGGCAACCTGGTGGTGGAAGAGGCGGTGATGAATGCCCGTGCTTCCATCTCCGAGGGGCGTACCCTCACCGAACCCCTGGCGGTTTCCGGAATTTTTCCCCCCATGGTCACCCAGATGATCGGCATCGGCGAATCCACCGGCAATCTGGAGGTGATGCTCGCCAAGGTCGCCGACTTCTACGAAGCCGAGGTGGATCGCGCCGTGGACAGCCTCACCGCCCTGCTGGAACCGTTGATCCTGGTGATTCTCGGGGTGCTGATCGGCGGTCTGGTGGTGGCCATGTACATGCCCATCTTCCAGATGGGATCGGTGGTGGGTTAGTTGATTCCCCTGCCGCCCCTCTCCTCCCGTTCGCGGCGGCTGGTGCGGCTGCTGTTGCCCCGGCTGGCCATCGGTTTCGGATTGCTTTTGTTCATCACCGTGGCCCCGCCCCTGGAAGAGGGATGGTCCGATGACCGGGTGTTGCTACGCCTGTTCGTGGTGGTGATGTTTTTGATGGTCATCGGTTATCTGTGGTGGCTGCGGGCCGGTCGCGATCCCGAATGGCTGGTGCGCGCCCAATGCGTGGTCGATCCTTGGCTGGTGGTGGTGCTGGTGCTGCTGACCGGAGGATTTCACAGTCCGTTTTTGTTTCTCAATGGACTGGTCACCCTGAACGCCGCGTTTTTGCTGGGGCGTCGGGGGGCCATGTTGACGGCGGGTCTGATTCTGCTGCTCACCGCCGCCGCCCTCTCCTTGACCACTCTGCTGTTGGGAACCCCTGTGGAACCGGCTCCGGTGCTGCTCGGCGGGCTGGTGTTGCATGGCGCGGTCTATTTTCTCACCGCGTTTTTGGGGGGAACCCTGGCCCAGCGGGCGGCAGGGTTGCAGTCGGCGTTCGAGCGTCAGACCGACAGCTTGGCGGATCTGGCCGCCTTGCACGAACAGATTGTGGCCGCCGTGCCCTATGGTCTGATTCTGGTGAACAATCAAGGATGGGTGCGGGCGGCCAATCCCGGCGCCAGCGAGTTCGCCCCCGGGGAGATGAGTCGGGGATTGATGGGCTGGGCGCTGCGGCGGATCGATCCGGCTTTGGCCTGGGCGGTGGAGTGGGCCGCGGGGGAGACCGTCTATGTGGAGGTGCCGACCCGGGGGCGTATTCTGGGGTTGAATGTGTCGTT is part of the Magnetococcales bacterium genome and harbors:
- a CDS encoding type II secretion system F family protein, whose protein sequence is MEMYEWEALSKNGEKRKGEMEGKDPGAVMAQLRRQGLKNPTVRKKSAKSLKGGKITEMEIVVFTRQLATMVGAGLPLVSCFDLAAKGAENRTLQEVTLRVKADIEAGTTLTDAMTKEPAMFDDLFINLVQAGEQSGILEAVLNRLAIYKEKSAALKAKVKSAMTYPVAVLVIAFIITGVLMIFVVPTFADLFKSFGAELPMPTRIVIGISNWVQASWWMVLVVMGGAGWSFANAYRKNRLFHYQIDKLLLKLPIFGIILRKAAVARFARTFGTMIAAGTPILDCLENVAKTAGNLVVEEAVMNARASISEGRTLTEPLAVSGIFPPMVTQMIGIGESTGNLEVMLAKVADFYEAEVDRAVDSLTALLEPLILVILGVLIGGLVVAMYMPIFQMGSVVG
- a CDS encoding insulinase family protein, whose protein sequence is MYESIPDPLHHIHRLDNGLIVGVFPMPWLHEVGATLMVRAGSRFEEPRQAGIAHFLEHMLFKGTVSIPDPTGFHTHLESMAADMNAATGQETNAYWITLPPEWLKEGFTAFCEMFTQPALSDIETERRVILEEMREDENDQGELAVPSVLGGMALWPGHPLARSVLGTRETVGSIQTPALREYLARHYRGGTMAVAFCGPIESQQALELANATLGRLPPGQGASSQPPVNLPAGPHWVAVDDQTSQFSLSLYFRTQGFRDAGYYQAAALRRLLDDGFSSRLQAVVRERHGLAYDVWSAFTTHSDAGFLEVGASLSPDHLDEAFQVLFAQLDSLIQAPPAPEEWQRLMVRWRSGLLVTLDRPAELIERYLGDLLFDSAESLDYSWQQARAIDPARLPDFAARLLRPENLAVVLIGPEARKVLPRLKNAFTRFTRRMG
- a CDS encoding energy-coupling factor ABC transporter ATP-binding protein, which gives rise to MEESPLMVLSRVVVPPWPVVDLEIFFGDFVAFLAGESAGKSRLARVMAGLASPESGRVVWHGEPGGIGMVFRVPDLRFLCATPREEVALTPAARGVQGEALRERIEESLALAGVDGALLDREWIGLSASERYRVALASVFAARPGLMILDEPGNMLSDAGEEALADSLRQFSRIHGTAMVFFTSRAPRAERFASRIVSTIIEKKEGVWGIHSPGL
- a CDS encoding response regulator, producing the protein MLFARIWQRLRLDVKLIGSTLVLLAIPMVLLGWNTIVAEQRALRERIQSQGASLAEAAAIFSIEPLLTLDDAILAGYVKRLTRTQYDVGFVRILDANGRVIAQSPDPHAPETHFLPDAGEMRLFRVDVLVEPEDTEPLGVVEIGLSTRHADQAASSRMRDWLTAFIGIFVILGFSLSLLLKKIVTDPVRRLDRYAKALGQGDMESVIVLPGEDEMSRLAAALDAMRRDIRDSHAAVRRQEEYVASLVDSALDMILSVDPEQRIVVFNPAAEKIYGYAAAEVRGQPSSLLCAGPEESERLYAAIRATGKFMGELIGRRKDGSRFPVFMSASLLKDRKGQVMGVLGSARDLTEQKRVAELDRARKSAEAANQAKSAFLAVMSHEIRSPMNGVIGMADLLASTELSPDQRQYVEIILRSSHSLLALLNDILDFSKVEAGALKLEFTEFNPREVVGMTCELLEATARNKGIGLYHEVDPAVPECVRGDALRLRQILINLVGNAIKFTPSGEARVRVSWVAGESDDMWPIALHFTVADTGVGVPADKQEVIFDRFSQADLSTTRRFGGVGLGLTISRQLVALMQGRMWLESPGEGLGSTFHFMVRFQACCGVERVVAAPESALVPVLGEGNRSWRVLVVDDGLDNRVLAEHILGRMGHAVELAVDGRDALEQLRRQPFDIVLMDVQMPEMDGIVATRLIRAGTLGAEVARVPILGVSAGALQEEMERGLAAGMDEFLTKPYRARVLLEAVGRLAGRVGEQG